The nucleotide window TAATTTATGTATTGATCCTGATTGGTTACCCTATGAAAGTTTAGATAAAAAGGGTAATCATATTGGTCTTAGTGCAGACTATTTTAAACTCTTTTCACAAAAATCAGGATTAATATTTGACATTGTTAAAACTAACTCTTGGAGTCAATCAATAGAATACATAAAAAATAAAAAGTGTGATATGGTCTCTTTAATTACACATACTAAAGAAAGAGAAAAGTTTTTTAACTTTACATCTTCATATTTAAAAATACCAATTGTAATAGCAACAAAATTAGATATTTCATTTATAGATGACTTTAACAATTTAAAAAATAGAAAAATCGCATTAGTAAAAGATTATGGTATTGCAAAAAACTTAAAAGAGAAATATCCTCATTTAAATATAGTATATGTTGATAATATTTCTAAAGGTTTAAATTTAGTAGAAAAAGGAGAAGTTTTTGGTTATGTAGATTCTTTTTCAACAATAAGTTATGCACTTCAATCAGAACAAAGAATAAAATTAAAAATAGCTGGTGAAGCAGATATTTATTGGAACTTAAGTGCTGGTGTAAGAAAAGATGAACCTATTTTAGCAAATATTATTCAAAAACTAATAGATAGTATAAGTCAAGAACAAAAACAAAAAATTTTTAATAATTGGATTGTTATAAAATACGAAAAAGGAATAAACTACAGTCTAATATGGAAAATTATATTATTCTTTTCTATTATTTTTCTTCTTTTTTTATATAAACAGCATCTTATGCGAAAATCAATTAATGAGTTTTCTCAATTGATTGATTCTACAATGGAAGCTATACTAATCTTTAAAGATAATAAATTAATAAACTCAAATGAAAGTGCTGTTAAAATATTTTCATTTCTTAATAAAAAGCAGATGAAAGGAGTTTTATTTGAAGAGTTTGTATCTAAAGAATCAAAAGATTTAATATATAAAGAAATATCAAATTCAGAGGAAACAGTAGAAGTTTTAGCAAAAAGAAAAGATAGTACAACTTTTCATGCGCTATTTAAAAAGTTTACACTAAAAGATAAAAATATTAATGTAATTAGCTTTATAGATATTACGCATATAAAACAGTTAGAATCACAAACCAAACAAGCTCAAATGGGAGAGATGATAGAAAATATTGCCCATCAATGGAGACAACCATTAAGTACTATCTCTACAGTTTCTTCAGGAATTAGTCTAAATATTGATTTAGGTGTAAAACCTAGTTATGAATCTATTTCTGAAGATATGAATAGAATAGTTAGTACTACCAAGTATTTATCAAATACAATTGAAACTTTTAGGAACTTTTTAAAAGAGAAAAAAAAGAAAAAAGAGGTTAATTTACAAGATAGATTGAAATTAGTTATAAGTATAGTTTCTGATTCATTAAAAAGCAGGCATATTCTTTTAAAGAATAATATAAAAGATGAAACTTTTATTTTTACTACAATTGTAGGAGAATTAGATCAAGTTTTAATCAATATAATTAAT belongs to Arcobacter sp. CECT 8983 and includes:
- a CDS encoding transporter substrate-binding domain-containing protein; the encoded protein is MIKLLFILLVLFLNFLYANHKFTEKELTYIKNKKYITISNEFDYEPYDFNRNGRALGYSIDLLNLILKDTGLKIKYSTKSWDELLKDLDNEKLDLIHTIYKTKERKKYMSFSLGYSKVIQSYIIRENEKEIDSVKDLFGKKVGVSEGWGEVDFFKKYPQIELVYLKNFEEKLNALSLGKIDAIINSTNVANYYIKKYGYINLKISNPVKKVEEVKLDDHHFATLNKNKILISIIDKAYDNTSIEEIEKLNKKWFGVNYTPSIMFNDKQRSYINTKRSVNLCIDPDWLPYESLDKKGNHIGLSADYFKLFSQKSGLIFDIVKTNSWSQSIEYIKNKKCDMVSLITHTKEREKFFNFTSSYLKIPIVIATKLDISFIDDFNNLKNRKIALVKDYGIAKNLKEKYPHLNIVYVDNISKGLNLVEKGEVFGYVDSFSTISYALQSEQRIKLKIAGEADIYWNLSAGVRKDEPILANIIQKLIDSISQEQKQKIFNNWIVIKYEKGINYSLIWKIILFFSIIFLLFLYKQHLMRKSINEFSQLIDSTMEAILIFKDNKLINSNESAVKIFSFLNKKQMKGVLFEEFVSKESKDLIYKEISNSEETVEVLAKRKDSTTFHALFKKFTLKDKNINVISFIDITHIKQLESQTKQAQMGEMIENIAHQWRQPLSTISTVSSGISLNIDLGVKPSYESISEDMNRIVSTTKYLSNTIETFRNFLKEKKKKKEVNLQDRLKLVISIVSDSLKSRHILLKNNIKDETFIFTTIVGELDQVLINIINNAKDALKENDIKEPWIELNLVKNKENFLITIEDNAKGIPEKIIDKIFDPYFTTKHKSQGTGLGLHMSYKIVTESLRGELYVRNTDSGAKFFIEIPYTFD